The following proteins are encoded in a genomic region of Liolophura sinensis isolate JHLJ2023 chromosome 7, CUHK_Ljap_v2, whole genome shotgun sequence:
- the LOC135470883 gene encoding fatty-acid amide hydrolase 1-like has protein sequence MHPYLMRISENCPMMNDRKTRVLVGGGGVILVLLLKKLYRVYTVRNLKKKVEERRKERQEDFDALAEKLQEDGLTIDARNAIISLTLKELQEKLRSGDLTAQVCAQSISVQGIASPAVHKLCHRVDQRVRVCLLRNGEDVLTKQVLINLLQDLAKACDNSVSKGGMLHGVPVSIKENYCLKGYDCTAGIAGLLGNTFQEDAVIVQVLKAQGAVPFIRTNIPQTLLSAECSNPIYGVTVNPHDVSRCPGGSSGGEGALVGSEGSILGFGTDIGGSLRIPAHMCGIYSLKPTRDRLSSKGIFGLLKGQNLIQACPGPMAHDVNSLAVAMEALLSPLMYELDPVLPRMPFNSKVYRSTNPLRIGYFLDTGVVQPIPAVQRAVHLAKEVLQQQGHTFVQIEPPCVEDALFRLYSSALFGDGGHSFMRYLDKDLSDVSSQKLWAILWLPRRLKWILSTLVGLVSPKHGRMLLSSKGVDSVAEWWQLTLDIQKYREMFIEQWQKLKLDVVVSPGYASTATPSGFASEAEGSTSYTTIYNVLNFPAGSMPVTKVSTQDEEDLQQHYHPKNHHERVLQKSVQSRSPELLSMTAMHVAQFLWVVKGMPVNVQCVALPFQEELVLRIMRDLERV, from the exons ATGCACCCATATCTGATGCGAATATCGGAGAACTGTCCCATGATGAATGACAGGAAAACCAGAGTTCTGGTTGGGGGAGGAGGTGTGATTCTTGTGTTACTGCTGAAGAAACTGTACAGAGTTTATACTGTCAGGAATTTAAAGAAGAAGGTTGAAGAAAGGCGCAAAGAACGCCAGGAAGACTTTGATGCCTTGGCTGAAAAATTACAAGAGGACGGT CTTACAATTGATGCTCGTAATGCTATCATAAGTCTAACCCTGAAAGAACTACAAGAGAAGTTGCGTAGTGGAGATCTGACTGCACAGGTTTGTGCTCAAAGCATATCAGTCCAGG GCATTGCAAGTCCAGCAGTTCACAAATTGTGCCATAGGGTTGATCAAAGAGTCAGAG TGTGTCTGCTGCGTAATGGTGAAGATGTCTTAACCAAGCAGGTATTAATTAATCTGTTGCAGGATTTAGCTAAAGCCTGTGATAATTCTGTCTCTAAGGGCGGTATGTTACATGGTGTACCTGTCAGTATAAAGGAAAACTACTGTCTAAAG GGCTATGACTGCACAGCAGGGATTGCCGGCCTTCTGGGCAATACCTTCCAGGAGGATGCTGTCATTGTCCAG GTGCTGAAGGCTCAAGGTGCTGTACCTTTCATCAGAACTAATATTCCACAAACCTTGTTGAG tGCTGAATGCAGTAATCCTATATATGGTGTTACTGTGAACCCTCATGATGTCAGCCGGTGTCCAGGGGGGTCCTCTGGTGGTGAGGGGGCCCTGGTTGGATCTGAAGGCTCCATTCTTGGCTTTGGTACAGACATTGGGGGCAGTCTTCGCATCCCTGCTCACATGTGTGGCATCTACAGCTTAAAGCCCACACGTGACAGACTCAG CTCAAAAGGGATATTTGGACTCCTCAAGGGGCAAAACTTAA TCCAAGCTTGCCCAGGTCCAATGGCTCATGATGTGAACAGCCTTGCTGTTGCCATGGAGGCTCTTCTTTCACCGCTCATGTATGAACTGGATCCTGTACTACCTCGCATGCCATTTAACTCCAAG GTTTACAGAAGTACAAATCCATTGAGAATTGGCTATTTTCTGGATACAGGTGTTGTGCAGCCCATCCCAGCTGTCCAAAGGGCAGTTCACCTGGCAAAAGAAGTTCTTCAACAGCAAGGCCACACG TTCGTTCAGATTGAGCCCCCATGTGTGGAAGATGCATTATTCAGACTGTATTCTTCTGCTTTGTTTGGGGATGGAGGTCACAGTTTCATGAGATACCT GGACAAGGATTTAAGTGATGTCTCCAGTCAGAAACTTTGGGCTATTCTATGGTTGCCTAGAAGACTTAAGTGGATTCTGTCTACCCTTGTGGGGTTAGTG agcCCTAAACATGGCAGAATGCTATTGTCAAGTAAAGGTGTGGA TTCTGTTGCTGAATGGTGGCAGCTTACCCTAGACATCCAG aaATATAGAGAGATGTTTATCGAGCAATGGCAAAAGTTAAAACTAGATGTGGTTGTCTCACCTGGATATGCCTCCACAGCCACACCCTCTGGGTTTGCTTCGGAGGcagaag GCAGCACGTCTTACACCACCATATACAATGTTCTGAACTTTCCGGCGGGTTCCATGCCTGTTACCAAGGTTTCAACTCAAGATGAAGAGGACTTGCAGCAACATTATCATCCCAAAAATCATCATGAAAGGGTGCTCCAAAAG AGCGTACAGAGTCGATCCCCAGAATTACTGTCCATGACAGCTATGCATGTAGCCCA GTTCTTGTGGGTAGTAAAAGGGATGCCTGTTAACGTCCAGTGTGTTGCTTTACCTTTTCAAGAGGAGCTGGTCCTGCGAATAATGAGAGACTTGGAAAGGGTTTGA
- the LOC135471516 gene encoding F-box/LRR-repeat protein 12-like — protein MMASSQASLSALPDNILLEILSYLPVKELCMAGRVCRRWRRVVRDNSLWRHVDLSSYSLNLQQMWKVIRTHFSPVLLSFQIKGYCPNSKTSGPTRRKKQVLSSAMLRELKDRCPSIQTLCLYHCFTKNIDAVDLPSSLSTLVIKKSIWEPKWLELVLKKNTLPNLTHLDVSDCVRFDHIDLQQISTSGLNLQVLKMNGCYRIKEKGFTCLSHGMPTLKILELSDVNLTPLACHHIGRNLNQLKHINLQKNGGLTDDCLAAVISATTELEFLDISHCDRITNKGLQFLIKLKKLKTLVVCGNMNEFESLKTLKTMLPGLKVHCERALL, from the exons ATGATGGCATCATCCCAGGCATCCCTGAGTGCTTTGCCTGATAATATTCTGTTGGAAATCCTCTCATACTTGCCGGTGAAAGAGCTATGTATGGCTGGAAG GGTTTGCAGACGATGGAGAAGGGTGGTTCGAGACAATTCCCTGTGGCGTCATGTTGACCTCTCTTCGTACTCCCTCAACCTACAGCAGATGTGGAAGGTTATCCGCACCCACTTCTCCCCAGTCCTCCTTTCCTTTCAAATCAAGGGCTACTGCCCAAACAGTAAAACTTCAG GACCTACCCGGAGGAAGAAGCAGGTTCTGTCTTCTGCCATGTTGAGGGAATTGAAGGACAGGTGCCCTTCTATTCAGACTCTTTGTTTGTACCATTGCTTCACCAAAAATATTGATGCTGTGGACTTACCTTCATCACTAAGCACCTTAGTCATAAAAAAATCTATATGGGAGCCCAAGTGGTTAGAATTGGTGCTGAAAAAAAATACCCTGCCAAATCTGACCCATTTAGATGTCAGTGACTGTGTGCGGTTTGATCACATTGATCTGCAACAAATTTCTACCTCCGGACTAAATCTACAGGTGCTCAAAATGAACGGCTGCTATAGAATTAAGGAAAAAGGCTTCACATGTCTCAGTCATGGAATGCCTACACTCAAAATCCTGGAGCTGTCCGATGTCAATCTCACCCCTCTGGCCTGTCACCACATCGGGAGAAACCTCAATCAGCTGAAACACATCAATCTCCAGAAAAATGGAGGGCTTACAGATGACTGCCTAGCTGCTGTTATATCCGCTACTACTGAACTTGAGTTTTTGGACATTTCTCACTGTGACAGGATAACTAACAAAGGACTTCAGTTCCTTATTAAAttgaaaaaactgaaaactttggTAGTTTGTGGCAACATGAATGAATTTGAAagtttaaaaacattaaaaaccatGTTACCAGGTTTGAAGGTTCATTGTGAGCGAGCACTTTTGTAG